A stretch of Carnobacteriaceae bacterium zg-C25 DNA encodes these proteins:
- a CDS encoding GatB/YqeY domain-containing protein — protein MTLMERLNADMKDAMRAKEKERLSVIRMLKASVQKEEIEVGRSLNADEELTILSRELKQRKDSVREFEAASREDLAQKTAFEIGVVEQYLPKQLTHDEVKAIVQEVIEQTGATGASDFGKVMGQVMPKVKGQADGNVVNALVKELLNR, from the coding sequence ATGACATTAATGGAACGTTTAAACGCAGATATGAAAGATGCCATGCGTGCAAAAGAAAAAGAAAGATTATCCGTTATTCGAATGCTTAAAGCAAGTGTTCAAAAAGAAGAAATCGAAGTCGGTCGTTCGCTAAATGCCGATGAAGAATTAACCATTTTATCTCGTGAATTAAAACAGCGTAAAGATTCTGTGCGCGAGTTTGAAGCGGCATCACGTGAAGATTTAGCGCAAAAAACAGCTTTTGAAATTGGTGTTGTAGAGCAATACTTACCAAAACAATTGACACACGACGAAGTTAAAGCGATTGTTCAAGAAGTGATTGAACAAACTGGTGCGACTGGCGCAAGTGATTTTGGAAAAGTCATGGGTCAAGTAATGCCAAAAGTTAAAGGTCAAGCAGACGGTAACGTCGTAAACGCTCTTGTCAAAGAATTGTTGAATCGTTAA